From one Lotus japonicus ecotype B-129 chromosome 3, LjGifu_v1.2 genomic stretch:
- the LOC130747468 gene encoding protein NONRESPONDING TO OXYLIPINS 2, mitochondrial isoform X3, whose protein sequence is MASMFCNSALRVASRSLTNRSRTFAQKSSIPSLFSSPSSAGISRASRVLSAIGSVQSTMPLHSAIANARLTSNMACDSTCWSMLSQGT, encoded by the exons ATGGCTTCCATGTTCTGCAACTCAGCTTTGAGGGTAGCTTCCAGGTCCCTCACAAATCGTTCCAGAACCTTCGCTCAGAAATCGTCGATTCCGTCTCTGTTCTCTTCACCTTCCTCCGCCGGCATTTCTCGTGCATCAAG GGTTTTGTCTGCAATTGGAAGTGTTCAATCTACGATGCCACTTCACAGCGCAATTGCTAATGCGAGGCTCACATCCAACATGGCCTGTGATTCCACCTGCTGGAGCATGCTTTCTCAAGGTACCTA G
- the LOC130747468 gene encoding protein NONRESPONDING TO OXYLIPINS 2, mitochondrial isoform X4, whose product MASMFCNSALRVASRSLTNRSRTFAQKSSIPSLFSSPSSAGISRASRVLSAIGSVQSTMPLHSAIANARLTSNMACDSTCWSMLSQGT is encoded by the exons ATGGCTTCCATGTTCTGCAACTCAGCTTTGAGGGTAGCTTCCAGGTCCCTCACAAATCGTTCCAGAACCTTCGCTCAGAAATCGTCGATTCCGTCTCTGTTCTCTTCACCTTCCTCCGCCGGCATTTCTCGTGCATCAAG GGTTTTGTCTGCAATTGGAAGTGTTCAATCTACGATGCCACTTCACAGCGCAATTGCTAATGCGAGGCTCACATCCAACATGGCCTGTGATTCCACCTGCTGGAGCATGCTTTCTCAAGGTACCTA A
- the LOC130747468 gene encoding protein NONRESPONDING TO OXYLIPINS 2, mitochondrial isoform X2 yields MASMFCNSALRVASRSLTNRSRTFAQKSSIPSLFSSPSSAGISRASRVLSAIGSVQSTMPLHSAIANARLTSNMACDSTCWSMLSQDFAVPR; encoded by the exons ATGGCTTCCATGTTCTGCAACTCAGCTTTGAGGGTAGCTTCCAGGTCCCTCACAAATCGTTCCAGAACCTTCGCTCAGAAATCGTCGATTCCGTCTCTGTTCTCTTCACCTTCCTCCGCCGGCATTTCTCGTGCATCAAG GGTTTTGTCTGCAATTGGAAGTGTTCAATCTACGATGCCACTTCACAGCGCAATTGCTAATGCGAGGCTCACATCCAACATGGCCTGTGATTCCACCTGCTGGAGCATGCTTTCTCAAG ACTTTGCAGTTCCTCGGTGA
- the LOC130747468 gene encoding protein NONRESPONDING TO OXYLIPINS 2, mitochondrial isoform X1 — translation MASMFCNSALRVASRSLTNRSRTFAQKSSIPSLFSSPSSAGISRASRVLSAIGSVQSTMPLHSAIANARLTSNMACDSTCWSMLSQGLEKTL, via the exons ATGGCTTCCATGTTCTGCAACTCAGCTTTGAGGGTAGCTTCCAGGTCCCTCACAAATCGTTCCAGAACCTTCGCTCAGAAATCGTCGATTCCGTCTCTGTTCTCTTCACCTTCCTCCGCCGGCATTTCTCGTGCATCAAG GGTTTTGTCTGCAATTGGAAGTGTTCAATCTACGATGCCACTTCACAGCGCAATTGCTAATGCGAGGCTCACATCCAACATGGCCTGTGATTCCACCTGCTGGAGCATGCTTTCTCAAG GACTTGAAAAAACATTGTGA
- the LOC130747467 gene encoding uncharacterized protein At1g01500-like encodes MENSHKANGNGPTDNGYSVARHSYQPSIKGSLPWLDIRVFYVRVCKCELDDSTPEILTLSHVPLNPDTLLEVNGVRTSIYSDGISTLLKRDRIDRKSEEVTFVSTDSIRMSGSVKFEVFDKDILLLSGALELCHSNGDVGESSYNGQRWSMNCESNITHGTSFFKGKQLLLPDSKLPTVEVYIAGSFSGTPIILTKTLQLSSQKRHARKGVLDAIPEHEATEDGRDPSSELALQAPDYLYNKHEDEDYNTLYSRTAYAEGEDGELSWFNAGVRVGVGIGLSVCLGIGIGVGVLVKTYQGTTRQFRRRPF; translated from the exons ATGGAGAATTCTCACAAGGCGAATGGAAATGGACCAACTGATAATGGATACTCTGTTGCAAGGCACTCTTATCAACCCTCCATAAAGGGATCATTACCTTGGCTCGACATTAGGGTGTTTTATGTAAGAGTTTGCAAGTGTGAGCTTGATGACTCCACTCCTGAGATTCTTACACTGAGCCATGTTCCTTTAAATCCTGATACCCTTCTCGAAGTTAATGGCGTTCGTACTAGTATATACTCTGATGGGATCTCAACCCTTCTTAAAAGAGACAGGATAGATAGGAAATCAGAAGAAGTGACATTCGTGAGCACTGATAGCATAAGGATGAGTGGTAGTGTGAAATTTGAGGTGTTCGATAAAGATATTCTACTGCTTTCTGGGGCTTTAGAGTTATGTCATAGCAATGGTGATGTTGGGGAATCAAGTTATAATGGACAAAGGTGGAGCATGAACTGTGAGTCAAATATAACTCATGGCACCAGCTTCTTTAAAGGAAAGCAACTTTTGTTGCCGGACTCGAAGCTCCCCACAGTTGAGGTCTACATTGCGGGGTCCTTCTCGGGTACTCCGATTATCTTGACAAAAACCCTGCAGCTTAGTTCACAGAAAAGGCATGCGAGGAAGGGGGTATTGGATGCAATTCCGGAGCATGAAGCAACTGAAGATGGGAGAGATCCTTCTTCAGAACTTGCTCTGCAG GCCCCAGATTACCTTTACAACAAACATGAAGATGAGGATTATAATACCCTATACTCAAGAACAGCATATGCTGAGGGCGAAGATGGAGAACTTTCATGGTTTAATGCTGGTGTTAGGGTGGGTGTTGGTATTGGACTCAGTGTTTGTCTTGGAATTGGCATTGGAGTTGGCGTGCTAGTTAAAACCTACCAAGGCACCACTCGACAGTTCAGAAGACGGCCATTCTAA